One segment of Solanum stenotomum isolate F172 chromosome 1, ASM1918654v1, whole genome shotgun sequence DNA contains the following:
- the LOC125865186 gene encoding SNF2 domain-containing protein CLASSY 3-like, whose protein sequence is MDSGDGSGPKQRRTRQQFLKYCVDFTEKRNRSCQNGNLTPSSSTCSVNIGKEGVSCGRKRKMAVSEDARKLRKGKKKVDNGRRSKFSPGTCESIMERIFVEEIPDDDVTDDSEDDSDDDDTDDSEDDSDDDDTDDSEDDSDDVVIIEEEEGSNMLNAKDQEVVSSTSSMCGRTPVKSVEVYTDSTSSSESESESDSSQYDDVISDFDDTESEDETNEEGEKESNEGLVPELVVESEKQKKGGAYVLRARSLSMSKKKKLNNGNDSSSPILLTDEEEEFDDSGSDSEESKSEEDCAVDDSVKNVVQKDVVRKDRRTGKKILEDSEFMMFVVDSIINVDDHDKLTPFEEKEQVPVKETLPLVFRFEDEDEPPPPEKEEWEKEVENLFAEMQMCILESDIGFTNPSVSPMQSGDLTNCQMGNHQLVLDEQIGLVCKVCSYVHLEIKYIFPSFAHRTRRRFERKHLGQSPSLLDVGGFRFSDSSAVQDSMINEEGTVWDLVPPSAKSTMYPHQHGGFEFMWKNVAGDINLERLRQPLSDSKGGCIISHPPGTGKTRLTIVFLQSYLKLFPKSRPVIIAPSSLLLNWEAEFQKWEVDIPFHNLNSKDFSLQEDEATVSVFRCLSHAGKRNPHLIRMVKLGSWVKGKSVLGISYDLFRILTGDDGDGYAKPIREILLKYPGLLVLEEGHTARNEQSLVWKALKKVETEKRIVLSGTPFQNNIKELYNTLCVVSPKFAADLEQKWASLSSSIDKNARALEELRDIISPLVHKCSENVKKVSLPGIRDTVIHLKPTDLQKELLRRIPENPSSFYEQNLVSLISVHPSLVAKRKEFSDLESQLTERGCRLDPDTGVKMKFVVELIRLCGGRKERVIIFSQLLDPLSLIKEQLNSLFGWTLGREILYMDGKLDVKQRQISINSLNDPKSDVKVLLASIKACSEGISLIGASRVVLLDVLWNPSVEQQAISRAYRNGQTKFVHVYCPVTSKWEVDKIEQQTRKKYHSDVLLSRNHEAKMDPSCSVSEDNILESMVEHEGLRHIFGKLSHAPRVVPPTTGLDLVTNLQNQVVRLVCAFFWFAGT, encoded by the exons ATGGACTCAGGGGATGGCTCTGGTCCAAAACAGAGGAGAACTAGACAACAGTTTTTGAAATATTGTGTTGATTTTACTGAGAAAAGGAACAGGTCTTGTCAAAATGGTAATCTTACTCCATCTTCTTCGACTTGTTCTGTGAATATTGGAAAAGAGGGTGTGAGTTGTGggaggaaaagaaaaatggcAGTTTCTGAAG ATGCAAGAAAGttaagaaaagggaaaaagaaagtGGATAATGGGAGGAGGAGCAAGTTCAGTCCAGGAACTTGTGAGTCTATCATGGAACGGATTTTCGTCGAGGAAATACCTGATGATGATGTTACGGATGATTCGGAGGATGattctgatgatgatgatacGGATGATTCGGAGGATGattctgatgatgatgatacGGATGATTCGGAGGATGATTCTGATGATGTTGTTATCATTGAAGAGGAGGAGGGT AGTAATATGTTGAATGCAAAAGATCAGGAGGTTGTTTCATCTACCTCAAGCATGTGTGGTAGGACACCGGTGAAATCGGTGGAAGTGTATACTGATAGCACCTCATCTTCTGAGTCTGAGTCTGAGTCGGATTCTAGCCAATATGATGATGTAATAAGTGATTTTGATGATACGGAATCAGAAGATGAAACGaatgaagaaggagaaaaagagtCGAATGAGGGGTTAGTAcctgagcttgttgttgagagTGAAAAGCAGAAGAAAGGCGGAGCATATGTTCTTCGTGCGCGTTCACTATCTATGtccaaaaagaagaagttaaacAATGGAAATGATAGTAGTAGCCCAATTCTTCTTACTGATGAGGAGGAGGAGTTTGATGACTCGGGGTCTGATAGCGAGGAGTCTAAATCTGAAGAGGATTGCGCAGTTGATGACTCGGTGAAGAATGTTGTTCAAAAGGATGTTGTTCGAAAGGATAGGAGGACTGGAAAGAAGATTCTTGAAGATTCTGAATTTATGATGTTTGTTGTTGATTCTATCATAAATGTTGATGATCATGATAAACTTACTCCTTTTGAAGAGAAGGAACAGGTTCCTGTcaaggaaacacttcctttagtatTTCGGTTTGAAGACGAGGATGAACCTCCTCCCCCTGAGAAAGAAGAATGGGAAAAGGAAGTTGAAAATCTTTTTGCTGAAATGCAGATGTGTATCTTAGAGTCAGATATTGGCTTTACAAATCCATCTGTTTCGCCGATGCAGAGTGGAGATTTAACTAACTGTCAGATGGGGAACCACCAACTTGTTCTAGATGAACAAATTGGACTCGTCTGTAAAGTTTGTTCCTATGTGCATTTGGAGATCAAGTACATCTTCCCTTCTTTT GCTCATAGAACTCGACGGAGGTTTGAAAGAAAACATTTAGGACAGTCGCCATCACTCTTGGACGTTGGTGGCTTCAGATTTTCTGATTCTTCTGCAGTCCAAGATTCTATGATTAATGAAGAAGGAACTGTGTGGGATTTAGTTCCCCCAAGTGCCAAATCAACAATGTATCCTCATCAACATGGTGGATTTGAGTTTATGTGGAAAAACGTTGCTGGAGATATAAATCTTGAAAGGCTGAGACAGCCCCTATCTGATAGCAAAGGAGGATGCATAATCTCACATCCACCTGGCACCGGTAAAACCCGTCTCACCATAGTATTTCTTCAGTCATATTTGAAGCTGTTTCCAAAGTCTCGACCTGTAATCATAGCTCCTTCCAGCTTGCTGCTTAACTGGGAAGCTGAGTTCCAGAAATGGGAGGTGGATATTCCCTTCCACAACTTGAACAGCAAAGATTTCTCTTTACAGGAAGATGAAGCTACTGTGAGTGTCTTTCGCTGTTTATCCCATGCGGGAAAGAGAAATCCACACCTTATACGAATGGTGAAGCTGGGATCATGGGTTAAAGGTAAGAGTGTTTTGGGGATCAGCTATGACTTGTTCAGGATTCTTACTGGAGATGATGGAGATGGTTACGCTAAACCGATTAGAGAAATCCTTCTTAAATATCCTGGTCTTCTGGTCCTTGAAGAAGGGCATACTGCTCGGAATGAGCAAAGCCTTGTCTGGAAAGCTTTGAAAAAGGTTGAAACAGAGAAGCGCATAGTTTTGTCTGGAACTCCTTTCCAGAATAACATCAAGGAGTTATACAACACTCTCTGTGTAGTCAGTCCAAAGTTTGCTGCAGATTTGGAGCAGAAATGGGCTTCTCTTAGCAGTTCCATTGACAAGAATGCCCGAGCATTGGAAGAGCTTAGGGATATTATTTCACCACTTGTCCATAAGTGTAGTGAAAATGTAAAGAAGGTAAGCCTTCCGGGTATAAGGGACACTGTAATTCACTTGAAACCCACAGATTTGCAGAAGGAGTTGCTTAGAAGGATTCCAGAGAATCCAAGCTCCTTTTATGAACAAAATCTGGTGTCTCTTATCTCTGTTCATCCTTCATTAGTGGCCAAGAGGAAGGAGTTCTCTGACTTAGAAAGTCAGCTAACAGAAAGAGGCTGTCGGTTGGATCCAGATACCGgagtaaaaatgaaatttgttgTTGAGCTTATCAGACTTTGCGGTGGGCGGAAGGAAAGGGTTATAATATTTAGCCAGTTACTTGATCCTCTAAGCCTGATCAAGGAGCAACTCAATTCTCTCTTTGGCTGGACTTTAGGTCGGGAGATTCTCTATATGGATGGGAAACTTGACGTGAAGCAGCGGCAGATATCTATAAATTCTCTTAATGACCCTAAGAGTGATGTAAAAGTGCTTCTTGCATCCATAAAAGCCTGTTCAGAAGGAATAAGTCTGATAGGGGCCTCAAGAGTGGTTTTGCTTGACGTTCTCTGGAATCCCTCAGTAGAACAGCAAGCCATCAGTCGAGCTTACAGGAATGGGCAGACTAAATTTGTGCATGTTTACTGTCCAGTAACATCAAAATGGGAGGTTGACAAGATTGAACAGCAGACGAGAAAAAAGTACCATTCAGATGTTCTTTTGTCTAGGAATCATGAAGCCAAGATGGATCCTTCATGTTCTGTGTCAGAGGATAACATACTAGAATCCATGGTTGAGCATGAGGGCCTCCGTCATATTTTTGGAAAGCTCTCTCATGCACCACGTGTGGTGCCTCCTACTACAGGCCTTGATCTTGTAACCAATCTCCAAAACCAAGTAGTTAGGTTAGTATGTGCTTTCTTCTGGTTTGCTGGTACATGA